A single window of Granulicella sibirica DNA harbors:
- a CDS encoding GlxA family transcriptional regulator, whose amino-acid sequence MMPINVTLLALPSASLMNIFGPAEVFDQVNDHLGKTVYQVQILPAGLRRRACEGMETELDVADLSHCTHSTDTLLLAGGLEWPVQLPRKQMSGLAGWIRLCSTRIRRIGGLSSGGLVLAEAGILNGKRATTHWSYAERMAKSFSQIRVLSDRIFVRDGGCYTAAGGTSAIDLALSLVEEDIGEEAAINVAKHMVLFLRRSGAQPQLSTTLLAQTSASRSISNLLFWIADNLDHDLSVSELAKRVAMSPRNFVRHFTRTVGKTPGRHVTELRLEAACQHLASPSLSLFEVAKASGFGSVEAFRRPFTKSFGIPPGEYRIQSKERGCTEAPPATSNGYRLGWT is encoded by the coding sequence ATGATGCCGATCAACGTGACTTTGCTTGCGCTACCGTCAGCCAGTCTTATGAACATTTTTGGCCCAGCGGAAGTGTTTGACCAAGTCAATGACCATCTGGGTAAGACCGTGTACCAAGTACAAATCCTTCCCGCCGGGCTTCGAAGACGAGCTTGCGAAGGGATGGAAACTGAGCTGGATGTCGCAGATTTAAGCCATTGCACGCATTCGACCGACACTTTGTTGTTGGCCGGAGGACTCGAATGGCCGGTCCAATTGCCGCGGAAGCAGATGAGTGGATTGGCGGGCTGGATTCGACTCTGCTCCACCCGGATCCGTCGCATCGGCGGGCTCTCCTCTGGAGGTCTGGTTTTGGCGGAGGCTGGCATTCTTAATGGGAAGCGGGCTACAACACACTGGTCTTACGCAGAGCGGATGGCCAAGAGCTTTTCGCAGATCAGAGTGCTTTCTGACCGCATATTTGTAAGAGACGGAGGTTGCTATACCGCAGCTGGGGGGACGTCAGCAATAGACCTCGCGCTGTCGCTTGTCGAAGAAGACATAGGTGAGGAAGCGGCAATCAATGTGGCGAAGCACATGGTGCTCTTCCTCCGCCGGTCGGGTGCTCAACCGCAATTGAGTACCACGCTTTTAGCGCAAACATCAGCTTCTCGGTCGATTAGTAATCTTCTGTTTTGGATTGCGGACAATCTCGACCACGACCTCTCCGTTAGTGAACTCGCAAAACGGGTGGCCATGAGCCCGAGGAATTTCGTGCGACACTTTACCCGCACCGTCGGCAAGACTCCTGGACGCCACGTGACTGAGCTGCGACTCGAGGCTGCGTGTCAACATCTTGCGAGCCCGAGCCTGAGCCTGTTTGAAGTTGCAAAAGCTAGCGGCTTTGGCAGCGTCGAAGCTTTCCGACGCCCATTCACAAAGTCCTTTGGCATTCCTCCAGGGGAGTACAGAATTCAATCGAAGGAAAGGGGCTGTACTGAAGCTCCTCCTGCTACCAGCAATGGATATCGACTCGGATGGACTTGA